A single region of the Actinoplanes sp. SE50/110 genome encodes:
- a CDS encoding CapA family protein translates to MASNPQSTSPLKAVLSCLTAVAVSAGALYAFGPWSADTPDLASAARPLDPPVSVPGRTVSVLAAGDILAHPELWDQARRDGNGTMDFAPMMASAKETVSGADLALCHMETAVAPPGGPYIGFPKFSVPREVVQGIKSLGYDGCSTASNHSIDQGFEGVQRTLDALDAAGLGHTGSYRTAADAAKPKIYTAKGVKIAHLSYTKDFNGLKPPAGKAWVANQINVTKIRKDAAAARKAGAQIVIVSMHWGTEYEHEPDVDQQTWARAIAQIKDVDIVFGHHAHVVQPVEKIGNTWIIYGMGNQIARHAEPINSNRDGAMMKVTFGPSSVPGRWKVMALEAIPTFVDLNPNIRLVDLPRELAKPDLSAPQRKIYEAAVDRIDGNLLTHGASAAGLIVHGTGKSS, encoded by the coding sequence GTGGCGAGTAACCCCCAGTCGACTTCTCCGCTCAAAGCGGTCCTCAGTTGCCTGACCGCGGTGGCGGTCTCGGCCGGTGCGCTCTACGCGTTCGGACCCTGGTCAGCCGACACTCCGGACCTGGCCAGCGCCGCCCGCCCGCTGGACCCGCCGGTGTCGGTGCCCGGCCGTACGGTGTCGGTGCTCGCCGCGGGGGACATCCTGGCCCATCCGGAACTGTGGGACCAGGCTCGCCGGGACGGCAACGGGACGATGGACTTCGCGCCGATGATGGCCTCGGCCAAGGAGACGGTCTCCGGGGCCGACCTGGCCCTGTGCCACATGGAGACCGCGGTGGCGCCACCCGGCGGGCCGTACATCGGCTTCCCGAAGTTCAGCGTCCCCCGGGAGGTCGTGCAGGGCATCAAGAGCCTCGGGTACGACGGCTGCTCCACCGCGTCGAACCACAGCATCGACCAGGGTTTCGAGGGCGTGCAGCGGACCCTGGACGCGCTGGACGCGGCGGGCCTGGGGCACACCGGCAGCTACCGGACCGCGGCCGACGCGGCGAAGCCGAAGATCTACACGGCCAAGGGCGTGAAGATCGCGCATCTGAGCTACACCAAGGACTTCAACGGGTTGAAGCCGCCGGCCGGCAAGGCATGGGTGGCCAACCAGATCAACGTCACGAAGATCCGTAAGGACGCCGCGGCGGCGCGCAAGGCCGGTGCACAGATCGTGATCGTCAGCATGCACTGGGGCACCGAGTACGAGCACGAGCCCGACGTGGACCAGCAGACCTGGGCCCGGGCCATCGCCCAGATCAAGGACGTGGACATCGTCTTCGGTCACCATGCCCACGTCGTACAGCCGGTCGAGAAGATCGGAAATACCTGGATCATCTATGGCATGGGCAACCAGATCGCCCGGCATGCCGAGCCGATCAACTCCAATCGAGACGGAGCGATGATGAAGGTCACATTCGGCCCATCCTCGGTTCCGGGCCGGTGGAAGGTGATGGCTCTGGAGGCGATTCCCACCTTTGTGGACCTCAATCCGAACATCCGGCTCGTCGACCTGCCGCGCGAACTGGCGAAACCCGATCTTTCGGCCCCGCAGCGGAAGATCTACGAGGCGGCCGTCGATCGCATCGACGGTAATCTCCTGACCCATGGGGCCAGTGCCGCAGGGCTGATCGTCCACGGAACCGGTAAATCCTCCTGA